In Candidatus Cohnella colombiensis, one DNA window encodes the following:
- a CDS encoding carbohydrate ABC transporter permease: protein MVKSKSTRLGDWVIVIICVMVILACLLPLLNIVARSLSSAEAMVKNEVLLWPVDLDFKAYTAVLGDSKVTWSLLWTAILTVVTTVWCMFMTILCAYPLIYDNLKGRKLILVIVIFTMYFNAGIIPTYLLLKGLHLLNNPLVLILPGSISVFNVIIMRSFFFGIPESLRESAELDGAGPLRVLVNVYLPLSMPVLATLSLFYAVGRWNGFSDALMFMSNRDYYPIQLLLFNILNSVTSVEVATQEGFTSPGLSESIKAATVVFATVPILLIYPWLQRYFISGVTIGAVKG, encoded by the coding sequence ATGGTTAAATCAAAAAGCACGAGATTAGGGGATTGGGTCATCGTTATCATTTGCGTGATGGTGATTCTGGCCTGCCTCCTGCCGTTGTTGAACATTGTGGCACGATCCTTAAGCTCTGCGGAAGCCATGGTAAAGAATGAAGTTTTACTTTGGCCCGTAGACCTGGATTTCAAAGCTTATACAGCCGTACTTGGAGATTCCAAAGTCACATGGTCGTTATTGTGGACAGCGATCCTGACGGTCGTCACGACGGTGTGGTGCATGTTTATGACGATTCTGTGCGCATACCCGCTTATCTATGACAATCTAAAGGGCAGGAAGCTTATCCTCGTGATCGTTATCTTTACGATGTACTTCAATGCAGGCATCATCCCGACCTATTTGCTTCTGAAAGGGCTGCACTTGCTGAATAATCCTCTGGTTCTGATTCTGCCAGGCAGCATTAGCGTATTCAACGTCATCATCATGCGCAGCTTCTTCTTCGGCATTCCCGAGAGCCTCAGAGAATCCGCCGAACTGGACGGAGCGGGGCCCCTCAGAGTCCTGGTTAATGTCTATTTGCCGCTTTCCATGCCCGTGCTGGCAACGCTGTCGCTATTCTATGCGGTTGGCCGTTGGAACGGGTTCTCGGATGCGTTGATGTTCATGAGCAATAGAGACTACTATCCTATCCAACTGCTGCTCTTTAACATTCTCAATAGCGTTACCAGCGTTGAGGTGGCTACGCAGGAGGGCTTTACCAGCCCGGGCTTGTCCGAATCCATTAAAGCTGCAACCGTCGTGTTTGCAACCGTACCGATCTTGCTCATTTACCCTTGGTTGCAGCGATACTTTATTTCCGGCGTCACGATCGGAGCCGTAAAAGGATAA
- a CDS encoding extracellular solute-binding protein, protein MRLTKLLTILALCSGLVLAGCTNSNNNNSTSPSNSSAPPASESASPSPDEASAKLEKLGLDSNLRFKETRKIKVEIYDRGNTGGTKPEDNFYTNFIKDGMLRDHNVEVTFVPVPRWTEGEAINNLLAAGEAPDVAVTYSYPTVQTYANMGGITNLAPLVDEHKDLLPNLWGLLTESNINWDRDPNAGTLWALEARLNILNRINTFVREDWLKKLNLPAPTNLQEFENMLKAFKDNASTLLGKDAGKLIPFSTSFDVGWRADHLTSSYFPDNITDKDMYVYGFDDRRLLYPNYKEGIRTLNKWYNEGLVWKDFPLYPAGDATEDNLMKAGFVGAFIHNWDYPYRSGEDGITGNLHMLVGPDANYIAVEPFKNEAGVYQKFLSAPVDRKVFFPATNKEPLASMLYLDWISKIDNRVYLQFGEEGKTHEKMPDGSYKTIAATDEYLMNSPANIDYTITSNGLDTGNPDLTVKSIANGYAGVDARLIEVASKITTNEGRVGKNAKAGEIKAEEGQGEALKAKRDAFLDQAVVAPVAKFDAVYDAGMKDYLKSGGQAIIDERIAAWEKLYGSETMLK, encoded by the coding sequence ATGCGTTTAACCAAGCTTTTGACCATCTTGGCGCTTTGTTCCGGCCTCGTCTTGGCGGGATGTACCAACAGCAACAACAATAATTCGACAAGCCCGTCCAACTCATCGGCTCCACCGGCATCTGAATCCGCTTCTCCTTCTCCCGACGAAGCATCTGCAAAACTCGAAAAGCTGGGCCTTGATTCCAATCTCAGATTCAAGGAGACTCGCAAAATCAAGGTAGAGATTTACGATCGAGGCAATACCGGGGGAACCAAACCCGAAGACAACTTCTATACGAATTTCATCAAAGACGGAATGCTGCGCGATCATAACGTAGAAGTGACTTTCGTTCCGGTACCGCGCTGGACGGAAGGCGAAGCCATTAACAACCTTCTGGCCGCGGGTGAAGCGCCAGATGTCGCCGTCACTTATTCGTATCCGACCGTCCAAACGTACGCCAACATGGGCGGCATCACGAACCTGGCACCGCTTGTCGACGAGCACAAAGATCTTCTGCCAAACTTGTGGGGGTTACTCACCGAATCGAACATCAATTGGGACAGGGATCCTAACGCAGGAACGTTGTGGGCATTGGAAGCTCGCTTGAACATCCTGAACCGCATTAATACATTCGTGCGCGAGGACTGGTTAAAGAAGCTCAATCTCCCGGCACCGACGAACCTGCAAGAGTTCGAAAACATGCTCAAAGCATTTAAGGACAACGCCTCCACGCTTTTGGGCAAAGACGCAGGCAAGTTGATTCCTTTCTCCACGAGCTTTGATGTTGGATGGCGTGCAGATCATTTAACATCGTCCTACTTCCCTGACAATATTACTGACAAGGACATGTATGTTTACGGCTTTGACGATCGGCGTCTTCTTTACCCGAATTACAAAGAAGGCATTAGAACGTTGAACAAGTGGTATAACGAAGGTCTCGTATGGAAAGACTTCCCGCTCTATCCTGCCGGAGATGCTACGGAAGATAATCTCATGAAAGCCGGCTTTGTAGGCGCGTTCATTCATAACTGGGATTATCCGTATCGTAGCGGTGAAGACGGCATTACGGGGAACCTTCATATGCTTGTAGGTCCGGATGCGAATTATATCGCGGTTGAGCCGTTCAAGAACGAAGCTGGGGTTTATCAGAAATTCTTGTCGGCGCCTGTTGACCGCAAGGTATTCTTCCCGGCTACCAACAAAGAACCTTTAGCTTCGATGCTCTATCTGGATTGGATCTCCAAGATTGATAATCGTGTTTACCTGCAATTCGGCGAAGAAGGCAAAACGCACGAAAAAATGCCGGATGGCTCCTACAAGACGATTGCTGCTACTGACGAATATCTCATGAACTCGCCTGCCAATATCGACTATACAATCACAAGCAACGGTCTTGATACCGGAAACCCGGATTTGACGGTCAAGTCCATTGCCAACGGGTATGCAGGGGTTGACGCAAGACTCATTGAAGTTGCAAGCAAGATTACGACTAATGAAGGACGCGTAGGTAAAAATGCCAAAGCGGGTGAAATCAAGGCCGAAGAAGGTCAAGGTGAAGCGCTTAAAGCAAAACGCGATGCCTTCTTAGACCAGGCTGTTGTAGCGCCAGTTGCCAAGTTTGACGCTGTATATGATGCGGGTATGAAGGATTACCTCAAATCGGGCGGTCAAGCCATTATCGACGAGCGCATAGCGGCATGGGAAAAGCTTTATGGCAGCGAAACAATGTTGAAATAA
- a CDS encoding DKNYY domain-containing protein: protein MCTSRECDLSADADPNSFGVLKFPYSKDNNDAYCGNLPLYVDDVSKFEVVEGTGTAIMSSVYGFLGAESDRIDKSSEYERNKHEYNRKKYGLITDAVLYSEDGKAKTDTLTYKGCKLIEDKR from the coding sequence TTGTGTACGTCTCGGGAATGCGATCTATCTGCTGATGCTGACCCTAATAGTTTTGGAGTATTGAAATTTCCATATTCAAAAGATAATAACGACGCGTATTGCGGAAACTTACCGCTTTATGTAGATGATGTTTCAAAATTTGAAGTCGTCGAAGGTACAGGTACTGCAATAATGTCATCGGTTTACGGTTTCTTGGGTGCTGAATCTGATCGAATAGATAAGTCCTCAGAGTATGAACGTAATAAACACGAGTACAATCGCAAAAAGTATGGGCTCATTACGGATGCGGTACTTTACTCAGAAGATGGAAAAGCAAAAACGGATACACTTACATATAAAGGATGCAAACTAATAGAAGATAAACGATAA
- a CDS encoding DinB family protein, translating into MYCTVEDFIAEWKNEAVLTQKVLDGLTDESLLQQVYPEGRTLGRIAWHFVTNIPDYLTEFGVTVAKVSNQNEVPFAKEIADTFREVSIEVEKALHEQWTDEMLKQIQIAFGRKESNATIFMGLIKHIAHHRGQVTVLMRQAGLLIPSIYGPSKEGWTRLGVMPPL; encoded by the coding sequence ATGTACTGTACGGTCGAAGATTTTATAGCTGAATGGAAGAACGAAGCCGTATTAACTCAGAAGGTGCTGGACGGCTTAACCGATGAATCGCTCTTGCAGCAGGTTTATCCCGAAGGACGCACGTTAGGAAGGATCGCGTGGCATTTCGTTACGAACATTCCGGATTATTTAACTGAGTTTGGAGTCACGGTCGCGAAAGTGTCAAATCAGAACGAAGTACCGTTCGCAAAGGAGATCGCGGATACCTTTCGTGAGGTAAGCATAGAGGTAGAGAAAGCACTTCACGAGCAGTGGACGGACGAGATGCTGAAGCAAATCCAGATTGCGTTCGGAAGAAAGGAGTCCAACGCAACGATTTTTATGGGATTGATCAAGCACATCGCACATCATCGAGGCCAAGTTACAGTTCTGATGCGCCAAGCGGGGTTGCTTATACCTTCGATATATGGTCCTTCGAAGGAAGGTTGGACCCGGTTGGGGGTAATGCCTCCGCTTTGA
- a CDS encoding DUF1761 domain-containing protein, giving the protein MIDLTEVNYLAVLAATVVTMVLGFLWYSPVLFGNAWMKQVGLKREDMSGGSPLTYILTALTALSGAFILALLQTMVGEPDLLSAVVIGLLIGISVSVKIGMNFLFENKTLGLYLITIGYHLTSYFLAGLIIGAM; this is encoded by the coding sequence TTGATCGATCTAACAGAAGTGAATTATTTAGCTGTTCTTGCAGCAACTGTGGTAACGATGGTTCTCGGATTCTTGTGGTACTCGCCGGTCTTGTTTGGTAATGCGTGGATGAAACAAGTGGGGTTGAAAAGAGAGGATATGTCCGGCGGAAGCCCGCTTACATATATACTCACGGCTTTGACAGCATTAAGCGGAGCGTTTATCTTGGCGCTGTTGCAAACAATGGTAGGAGAACCAGACCTCCTTTCGGCGGTTGTAATCGGTTTGTTAATCGGGATCAGTGTTTCGGTAAAAATAGGCATGAACTTCTTATTTGAAAATAAGACCTTAGGTCTCTACCTCATCACAATTGGCTATCATTTGACTTCATATTTTCTTGCGGGGCTGATCATTGGTGCAATGTAG
- a CDS encoding SRPBCC family protein yields the protein MKQWSREIEINTSIEHVWSYLDGSLEQMQKIMPQVVENKPIKLTEEVVGSIYRQKYKEGKRIQEYDVHTLEYINTNNDKKMKVQFILANWFEITALYELHRVNDAKTKLTYTVTNKPLKWFVKLFLIFANDKVVIKFLENVKRVAESEA from the coding sequence TTGAAGCAATGGTCAAGAGAAATTGAGATAAATACTTCAATCGAACATGTATGGTCGTATCTGGATGGTTCGTTAGAACAGATGCAAAAGATTATGCCGCAGGTAGTGGAGAACAAACCGATCAAGTTGACTGAAGAAGTTGTAGGAAGCATTTACCGTCAAAAATATAAAGAAGGCAAACGGATTCAAGAATACGATGTCCACACGTTAGAATATATAAATACGAACAATGATAAAAAAATGAAAGTTCAATTCATATTAGCAAACTGGTTTGAGATCACAGCATTATATGAATTGCACCGAGTCAATGATGCGAAAACAAAGTTAACATACACAGTAACCAACAAACCATTGAAGTGGTTTGTGAAACTGTTCCTTATCTTTGCAAACGATAAGGTTGTTATTAAATTTTTAGAAAATGTAAAAAGAGTCGCAGAATCAGAGGCTTAA
- a CDS encoding TetR/AcrR family transcriptional regulator — protein MGRKQAFTKSELLDQTKKVLLEHGYEGFQLKLLSRGLAGARSTIYQYYANKEEIVAACMKRVMENVLHKVSAIDDSDCMNALQQLLTVYMEEANFHQLLGYAHKINKANSAAAAHDLEFIEQAHVTLKQQLERLFVRAQEEGHLNTSIPLPAIIGVFFNLIDTPNMMNIPIPQWSKLLYQIWLGGAGRL, from the coding sequence ATGGGAAGAAAGCAGGCTTTTACAAAATCGGAGTTGCTTGACCAAACCAAGAAGGTGCTTCTCGAACACGGTTATGAGGGGTTTCAGCTCAAATTGTTATCGAGAGGTCTGGCTGGAGCAAGAAGTACGATTTACCAATACTATGCAAACAAAGAAGAGATTGTTGCTGCATGTATGAAACGAGTAATGGAAAATGTACTACACAAAGTGTCGGCAATTGATGATTCGGATTGCATGAATGCCCTTCAGCAGCTGCTTACTGTATATATGGAAGAGGCTAATTTCCATCAATTACTTGGCTATGCTCATAAGATTAATAAAGCCAATTCCGCCGCTGCGGCCCATGATCTTGAATTTATTGAGCAAGCGCATGTAACATTGAAACAACAACTTGAGCGATTGTTTGTCCGTGCACAGGAAGAAGGACACTTAAATACAAGCATCCCACTCCCTGCCATCATAGGTGTCTTTTTCAACCTAATCGATACTCCGAATATGATGAATATTCCTATTCCTCAGTGGAGCAAGCTATTGTACCAAATTTGGCTAGGAGGAGCAGGCAGACTCTAA
- a CDS encoding ABC transporter permease, producing MFLALKELRHSKTRFLMIAIIFVLISWLVFILSGLGNGLSTLAASTFKTMKADYVVFEQGSKASMSKSLLSNDLLAKLTEMPNVSAASPMGTIMASAIKGNSKLNEDKVDIAIIGIDPGSFLEPPITEGTGLTSDQMTKVIVNDTMKDQGFKLGDIFQLDGSTESLTIVGFVKNQTYNHVAAVFTPIEEWRKLAFAAPGSDKGVTDPVNAIMLQGKDIDRNTINEQLSGTDTVTRATAVQGMPGYKEENGTIMMMLAFLLAISAFIIGVFFYVFTMQKSNQFGIMKAIGAKNGFLGKAVVSQVFVLALSSIIVGIILTYGTAAIMPKGMPFMLDTKLVFTYSIVLLVISLLSSLVSVRTISKIDPLKALGRVE from the coding sequence ATGTTTTTGGCATTGAAGGAATTGAGACACAGCAAGACAAGATTTTTGATGATTGCGATTATTTTTGTGCTCATTTCTTGGTTGGTGTTCATATTATCAGGTTTGGGGAATGGGTTATCTACGCTTGCGGCTTCGACGTTTAAGACCATGAAGGCTGATTATGTCGTTTTCGAACAAGGGTCGAAAGCTTCAATGAGTAAATCTTTATTGTCTAATGATTTGTTAGCCAAATTAACAGAGATGCCGAATGTAAGTGCCGCTTCACCTATGGGAACCATCATGGCATCTGCAATCAAAGGGAATAGCAAGTTGAATGAGGATAAAGTAGATATAGCGATTATTGGAATTGACCCGGGGAGTTTCCTTGAGCCGCCGATTACTGAAGGTACGGGTCTGACATCCGATCAAATGACGAAGGTTATCGTCAATGATACGATGAAAGACCAAGGATTCAAGCTCGGGGACATCTTCCAATTAGATGGTTCGACGGAATCGTTGACTATTGTCGGCTTTGTCAAGAATCAGACGTATAACCACGTAGCAGCTGTATTTACACCTATTGAAGAGTGGCGCAAGCTTGCGTTTGCGGCACCAGGCTCGGACAAGGGAGTCACGGATCCCGTTAATGCGATCATGCTTCAAGGTAAAGATATTGATCGGAATACCATCAATGAACAGCTATCGGGTACCGATACGGTTACTCGTGCGACAGCGGTACAGGGAATGCCCGGCTACAAAGAAGAGAATGGCACAATCATGATGATGCTTGCGTTCCTGCTTGCGATCTCTGCATTCATCATTGGCGTGTTCTTCTATGTATTCACGATGCAGAAGTCCAACCAGTTCGGGATTATGAAAGCGATCGGGGCCAAGAATGGATTCTTAGGTAAAGCCGTCGTCTCACAGGTGTTCGTCTTGGCGCTTTCTAGCATTATAGTTGGCATAATACTGACTTATGGGACAGCGGCAATCATGCCCAAAGGCATGCCGTTCATGCTGGATACGAAGCTAGTGTTCACGTATTCCATTGTTTTGCTGGTGATCTCATTGCTTAGTTCGTTAGTATCCGTTCGCACGATTTCGAAAATTGATCCGCTTAAGGCACTTGGGAGGGTTGAATAA
- a CDS encoding ABC transporter ATP-binding protein codes for MTEGLQITAASKYYNEGLNRIVALDRVSIKVEPGEFVAVVGPSGSGKSTFLSVAGALLKASEGEVILNGKDISQLSGNQLSDMRLHEIGFIMQASNLVPYLNVLDQLLVVKRMSGKVRAADKAMAMKLLEELGLGTKMKSYPEELSGGEKQRTAIARALINDPTVILADEPTASLDTKRAHEVVSLIAHEVRTRHKAAIMVTHDERLLTYCDKVYRMEDGKLSLSELESIH; via the coding sequence ATGACAGAAGGCTTGCAAATAACAGCGGCTTCCAAATATTACAATGAAGGATTGAATCGTATTGTGGCACTAGACCGAGTGTCCATAAAAGTGGAACCAGGTGAGTTCGTCGCAGTAGTAGGGCCGTCCGGTTCGGGCAAAAGTACCTTCTTATCCGTCGCGGGTGCACTGCTTAAAGCCTCCGAGGGAGAGGTTATACTCAATGGGAAGGACATATCGCAGCTGTCAGGAAACCAGCTATCTGATATGCGATTGCATGAGATTGGGTTCATCATGCAAGCTTCGAATTTAGTTCCTTACCTGAATGTTCTTGATCAGTTGCTTGTCGTGAAGCGGATGTCGGGCAAGGTTCGTGCAGCAGATAAAGCTATGGCTATGAAGTTGCTTGAAGAATTGGGTCTAGGCACAAAGATGAAGAGCTACCCGGAGGAGCTGTCTGGGGGCGAGAAGCAGCGTACTGCAATTGCCCGGGCGCTAATTAACGATCCCACTGTCATATTGGCGGATGAACCTACGGCAAGCCTGGACACCAAACGTGCCCATGAAGTTGTCTCCTTGATTGCCCATGAGGTGAGAACACGCCACAAAGCGGCGATTATGGTCACGCACGACGAGCGGCTGCTTACCTACTGCGACAAGGTATACCGGATGGAAGACGGCAAATTATCTTTATCGGAATTGGAATCCATCCATTAA
- a CDS encoding prolyl oligopeptidase family serine peptidase, whose translation MQKIRMRVLLTAVIAVLALASITGCQGASQKQETPQQSEITADATPTVEKSVTMDEGNLGNLQYLITLPKDYDPNADHTWPVLVFLHAADAGTMGWAEYFKLYQLVEDQGYSFITISPVATKSWLSNEDDVISIVRNALNKYKADPTRVYLTGGSMGGDATWTFAAKHPDLFAAAAPISSGSSTDLAASLVDMPIWAFHNKYDIIVSITRTQEMVDAVKKAGGKEVEFTIYEFKDGNKHDSWTRTYKNPDFYQWLLNHTNTNTH comes from the coding sequence ATGCAAAAGATCAGAATGCGTGTTTTATTGACAGCGGTAATTGCTGTCTTGGCTTTGGCCAGCATTACGGGCTGCCAGGGAGCTAGTCAGAAGCAAGAAACGCCGCAACAGTCGGAGATAACGGCCGATGCGACACCAACGGTGGAAAAGAGCGTTACGATGGATGAGGGCAATTTAGGTAACTTGCAATATTTAATTACGTTGCCGAAAGATTACGATCCGAATGCGGATCATACATGGCCGGTGCTTGTGTTTCTGCATGCGGCCGACGCGGGAACGATGGGTTGGGCGGAATATTTCAAGCTGTATCAGTTGGTCGAGGATCAAGGCTATTCGTTTATTACGATTTCTCCTGTAGCGACAAAAAGTTGGCTGTCCAACGAAGATGACGTCATCTCGATTGTCCGCAATGCCCTCAATAAATATAAAGCCGATCCAACCAGAGTTTATTTAACCGGAGGAAGCATGGGAGGCGACGCCACCTGGACATTCGCGGCGAAACACCCCGACCTTTTTGCCGCAGCTGCGCCAATCTCTTCAGGCTCTTCGACCGACCTGGCAGCGAGCTTGGTTGACATGCCGATATGGGCGTTTCATAACAAATACGACATTATCGTCAGCATCACACGAACCCAAGAGATGGTGGATGCAGTGAAAAAAGCGGGCGGCAAAGAAGTCGAGTTCACCATATATGAATTTAAAGATGGCAATAAGCACGACTCGTGGACGAGAACGTACAAAAATCCCGATTTTTACCAGTGGCTGTTGAATCATACGAATACTAATACTCATTAA
- a CDS encoding prolyl oligopeptidase family serine peptidase — protein sequence MQKIRLRVLLTAVIAVLALASFTACQGASQNQETSQQTEITPDATPAVEETPVVEEGVTLDEGSLGELEYLITLPKDYDSNADRSWPVLVYLHHSGAGSMSYAKYYKLYQLVEDQGYSFITISPLTKVSWLSNEDDVISIVRNALNKYKADPTKVYITGGSIGGNATWTFAAKHPDLFAAAAPFSSGASTDLAANLIDMPILAFHNKNDSITPVKKTQEMVDAVKNAGGKDIKFTIYEGKDDIKHDSWTKTFKNPDFYKWLLEHTSKNTQ from the coding sequence ATGCAAAAGATCAGACTGCGTGTTTTATTGACAGCGGTAATTGCTGTCTTGGCTTTAGCCAGCTTTACGGCCTGCCAAGGGGCTAGTCAGAATCAAGAAACGTCGCAACAAACGGAGATAACGCCCGATGCGACACCAGCGGTGGAGGAGACACCGGTGGTGGAAGAGGGCGTTACGTTGGATGAGGGCAGTTTAGGCGAGTTGGAATATTTAATTACGTTGCCGAAGGATTACGATTCGAATGCAGATCGTTCATGGCCAGTGCTCGTTTATCTGCATCATTCCGGTGCGGGATCAATGAGTTATGCGAAATATTACAAGCTTTATCAGTTGGTCGAGGATCAGGGTTATTCGTTTATTACGATATCTCCGCTAACGAAAGTTTCATGGCTATCCAACGAAGATGACGTCATCTCGATTGTCCGCAATGCCCTCAATAAATATAAAGCCGATCCTACCAAAGTTTATATAACCGGCGGAAGCATCGGCGGCAACGCCACATGGACATTTGCGGCGAAGCACCCCGACCTTTTTGCTGCGGCTGCGCCATTCTCTTCGGGTGCTTCAACCGATCTGGCGGCGAACTTGATTGACATGCCAATATTGGCGTTTCATAACAAAAACGACTCCATCACCCCAGTTAAAAAAACCCAAGAGATGGTGGACGCAGTAAAGAATGCGGGCGGCAAAGACATCAAGTTCACCATTTATGAAGGTAAAGATGACATCAAGCACGACTCGTGGACGAAAACGTTCAAAAACCCCGATTTTTACAAGTGGCTGTTGGAGCATACGAGTAAAAACACGCAATAA
- a CDS encoding stalk domain-containing protein, with product MKSKVTVIMLAFLLILPVSQVLAQSKQNILIYVEGNKITPTIAPFVENGRTIIEVRSLFEALGIKLTWDQRTKTVTGTKSGLKLQMTVNQKSATVNGKKVTIDTAPRVVNGKTLIPLRFVSTVSGAEVLWSKAKQRIDVNGLQFKDSSLENMVRAATGKLGSKLPILQSDVVQLTHLESEIWDYDPPRVVYQPSDLSGIEQLTALRSLTIQGDIRSLEPLSKLKNLESLNIRSNAVDLSPLGKIKSLKQLSVHFMGSNLSGISSLTQLKELSIAGNSNLTDVSPLRGLTKLEKLTFSDISSIADVTPLSNLTQLKELTITGSKISDVSPISALTNLQKLTIGPSQIKDISALGTLNKLEELYLWRNEITSLAGLEGLSNLKHLDVRNTLIQDLEPLRNLNNLERLTAVYNKIDSIEPLKGASKLTTLDVESNNITSLEPLLDLPIIEVIGLSSNPLNDLTIIGQLQNHPTLDLFVVSGDEESSSQLEQFKREYAEKGKSLHIVYKKK from the coding sequence ATGAAATCAAAAGTAACCGTAATCATGCTCGCCTTCCTGCTTATTCTACCTGTTTCTCAGGTATTAGCTCAGAGCAAACAAAACATCTTGATATATGTTGAAGGTAACAAAATAACTCCTACCATAGCGCCGTTTGTGGAGAATGGTAGAACCATTATAGAGGTACGTTCTCTTTTCGAAGCGCTTGGCATCAAGCTAACTTGGGATCAACGCACAAAGACTGTTACAGGAACCAAATCGGGTTTAAAGCTTCAAATGACGGTCAATCAAAAAAGCGCTACAGTTAACGGCAAGAAGGTAACAATTGATACTGCACCTCGCGTTGTGAACGGTAAAACCCTCATTCCATTGAGATTTGTGAGTACAGTATCTGGGGCCGAAGTGCTTTGGAGTAAAGCGAAACAGCGTATTGATGTTAACGGCCTACAGTTTAAAGATTCAAGTCTGGAAAATATGGTCAGAGCTGCGACTGGCAAGCTTGGTTCGAAGTTGCCCATTCTGCAAAGCGATGTTGTGCAGCTAACCCATCTGGAAAGTGAGATCTGGGATTATGATCCGCCTCGTGTGGTTTATCAGCCAAGCGATCTTAGCGGAATAGAACAACTTACAGCCTTAAGATCACTAACGATTCAGGGAGATATTCGCTCGCTTGAGCCACTAAGCAAGCTTAAAAATTTAGAGAGCCTTAACATTAGAAGCAATGCTGTAGATCTCTCGCCGCTTGGAAAGATCAAATCGCTCAAACAACTTTCTGTACATTTTATGGGCAGTAATCTCAGCGGAATTAGCAGTTTAACACAACTTAAAGAGCTCTCGATTGCGGGCAACAGCAACTTAACAGATGTTTCACCTTTAAGAGGGTTAACGAAGCTGGAAAAGTTAACGTTTTCGGATATTAGCAGCATTGCCGATGTGACACCGCTTAGCAATTTAACACAGCTAAAAGAGTTAACGATTACCGGAAGCAAGATTTCGGATGTAAGTCCGATTAGTGCACTGACCAATCTGCAGAAACTAACGATCGGTCCAAGCCAGATTAAAGATATATCAGCGCTCGGCACGTTAAATAAACTTGAAGAGCTATATCTTTGGAGGAATGAAATTACATCGTTGGCAGGCCTTGAAGGGCTCTCGAACTTGAAGCATCTCGACGTAAGAAATACATTAATTCAGGATTTAGAACCGCTTCGTAACCTGAACAATTTAGAAAGGTTAACGGCCGTATACAACAAAATCGATTCCATTGAGCCTCTAAAAGGAGCTTCTAAGCTAACGACCCTGGATGTAGAATCCAATAATATTACTTCATTAGAGCCATTACTGGATTTACCGATCATTGAAGTTATCGGCCTTTCCAGCAATCCACTCAACGATTTAACGATAATTGGGCAATTACAGAATCATCCCACTTTGGATTTGTTTGTCGTTAGCGGAGACGAGGAATCAAGCTCTCAGCTCGAACAATTCAAGCGAGAATATGCGGAAAAAGGGAAAAGTTTGCACATCGTCTATAAGAAAAAGTAG